Proteins found in one Triticum aestivum cultivar Chinese Spring chromosome 4D, IWGSC CS RefSeq v2.1, whole genome shotgun sequence genomic segment:
- the LOC123096878 gene encoding magnesium/proton exchanger 1, giving the protein MSNTTMGSTTRSCDAYLLFNGETLLPNGVRAFLCTVALAYCFIGLSAITARFFKSMESITNHSREVVTVDTETNTPIVKHEKVWNYTIADIALLAFGTSFPQISLATIDAIRNLGQLTAGGLGPGTLVGSAAFDLFPIHAVCVVMPRAGSMKKISDLGVWLVELFWSFWAYIWLYIILEVWTPNVITLWEALLTVLQYGLLLVHAYAQDKRWPYVSIPLVRGERPEDWVPAEDTSLHHDKNCDENSDILPSENDDVVDIFSIHSYSNAGYHHVPEKDIEESSKTTLVVKNTQEDIYWLSVWRQQFVDAVMLESPELKKMDPVCLRFIIICWNSIIAPWKLLFAFVPPYQIAHGWIAFIFSLIFISGIAYGVTNITDQISCVTGLNPYVIAFTALAAGTSWPDLVASKIAAERQVTADSAIANITCSNSVNIYVGIGVPWLINTVYNFFAYQEPLYIDNAAGLSFSLLVFFATSFGCITVLVLRRIVFGAELGGPRLWAWATSAYFMVLWVVFVLLSSLRVSGVI; this is encoded by the exons ATGTCCAACACTACAATGGGAAGTACCACTCGATCATGCGATGCGTACCTGCTGTTCAATGGCGAAACACTGCTTCCAAATGGTGTCCGTGCTTTCCTTTGTACTGTTGCCCTAGCGTACTGTTTTATTGGTTTATCCGCGATCACTGCCCGGTTCTTCAAGTCGATGGAGAGCATCACAAACCACTCTCGGGAGGTAGTTACAGTTGATACAGAAACAAATACGCCTATCGTGAAGCATGAGAAGGTTTGGAACTACACTATAGCGGACATTGCTCTGCTTGCTTTTGGTACCAGCTTTCCCCAGATCTCCCTCGCAACAATCGATGCAATCCGTAATCTCGGTCAACTGACAGCAGGAG GTTTAGGTCCAGGTACACTTGTGGGTTCTGCTGCGTTCGATCTGTTCCCGATCCATGCTGTCTGTGTGGTTATGCCAAGGGCAGGCTCTATGAAAAAGATTTCCGATTTAGGTGTTTGGTTAGTTGAGCTGTTTTGGTCATTCTGGGCATACATCTGGCTGTATATTATTTTAGAG GTGTGGACACCTAATGTGATCACCCTCTGGGAGGCCCTGCTAACAGTTTTGCAGTATGGATTACTTTTGGTTCATGCGTATGCGCAGGATAAGCGGTGGCCATATGTGTCAATCCCTTT GGTCAGAGGTGAGAGACCTGAAGATTGGGTTCCAGCAGAAGATACTTCACTTCACCATGACAAAAATTGTGATGAAAATAGTGACATACTACCCAGCGAGAATGATGATGTTGTGGATATATTCTCCATTCATTCTTACAGCAATGCAG GGTATCATCATGTTCCGGAAAAGGATATAGAAGAATCGTCCAAAACAACTCTTGTAGTAAAGAACACACAAGAGGATATTTACTGGCTTTCTGTTTGGCGGCAACAATTTGTGGATGCTGTAATG CTGGAGAGTCCTGAGCTAAAGAAAATGGATCCTGTCTGCCTGAGATTTATCATAATATGTTGGAACTCAATCATCGCACCTTggaaattgttgtttgcttttgtGCCCCCGTATCAAATCGCACATGGATGGATTGCTTTTATTTTCTCTCTGATCTTCATAAGTGGTATTGCCTATGGGGTCACCAATATTACAGACCAGATAAGCTGTGTCACAG GACTAAACCCATATGTTATAGCATTCACAGCGCTGGCTGCTGGAACCTCATGGCCGGATCTAGTCGCTAGCAAGATTGCTGCCGAGCGTCAAGTTACTGCAGACTCTGCAATTGCCAACATCACTTGCAG CAATTCAGTGAACATATACGTTGGCATTGGTGTTCCGTGGTTGATCAACACAGTGTACAATTTCTTTGCCTACCAGGAACCATTGTACATAGACAATGCTGCTGGTCTCAGCTTCTCACTTCTGGTCTTCTTCGCAACATCTTTTGGTTGTATCACAGTTTTGGTTCTCCGCCGCATAGTATTTGGTGCTGAGCTTGGGGGGCCTAGGCTGTGGGCTTGGGCAACATCGGCTTATTTCATGGTCCTTTGGGTTGTTTTTGTTCTACTTTCTTCTTTAAGAGTTTCTGGGGTAATATAG
- the LOC123096879 gene encoding uncharacterized protein, with the protein MKPHTTNRGLQGDAFRKDRHRSAATARSEDQSFPWSRTTGSESRDDAFKKGTSFAPPVHPKIEQVFTPANTHRHRTPHHGYRVAHTAMATGQHQATGSAQEHRTAATRAAAPASKTLTPPHPRPAATPTKETSGKVPPFAPLGDPQRCDPIGRPALASIDPSCSPERETSSVLQHHEGDEVSPAAPCARRVRSGRTVRKTSSVLLHRARHEQWTAAGRGPALRWK; encoded by the coding sequence atgaagccgcatacgacAAACCGTGGACTCCAAggcgacgccttcaggaaggataggcaccggagcgccgccaccgcccgatccgaggatcagagtttcccctggagccgcACGACGGGcagtgagagccgcgacgacgccttcaagaagggaacgagcttcgcgCCGCCGGTCCatccgaagatagaacaggttttcaccccggccaacactcaccgccaccgaacgccacaccacGGCTACCGCgtcgcccacacggccatggccaccgggcagcaccaagccacgggctctgcccaagagcaccgcactgccgccaccagggccgccgccccggcatccaagaccttgacaccacctcacccgagacccgccgctaccccaaccaaagagacgagcggaaaggtccctcctttcgcacccctgggcgacCCCCAGCGTTGCGACCCAATAGGCCGGCCAGCACTGGCATCCATCGACCCGTCCTGCAGCCccgagcgcgagacgagctcggtcctgcagcaccatgagggggacgaggtcagtcctgctgcaccgtgcgcgagacgagtTCGGTCCGGCCGCACTGTGCgcaagacgagctcggtcctgctgcaccgGGCGCGACACGAGCAatggaccgcagctgggagaggGCCAGCCCTTCGATGGAAGTAG